A genomic segment from Paenibacillus sp. FSL K6-1096 encodes:
- a CDS encoding oligosaccharide flippase family protein has protein sequence MSTIMIKKIRNRIPKDFFNVFAFDILSKVFMIIITILLIRMMPPSEYAKLVQFTALSSFICGIFGEGISLSFIRYSTEQYSRTGKSSFGLHMLSSILIIMLSFLSLLIVPILSGIYNTSVTVVVFASFYGFILSLINMNQGYFQSREMYIKSGITNNLRNVFLLAFLLILLIFIGEADGQQVFVIYVLCGILAFFFGSYSIYKGVAFKELLMDFSNFKLMLHDSIGIIIYLIMLNVINQVDVVMISHLMSVEDVAIYGIAFKYYSLLLTLLPSIKAVLRVRTSKKEYIDNFTQRKDFTLTWLKKTWIFVVPFSLIIILASDFFMPLLNGSQYDNSIATFKILTIGVGISYMFASNTSIMMAAKKYKTLCALAAGALIIDIILAWILIPIYGINGAAIATITAHTLINVSVTFFILFDKGVHRR, from the coding sequence ATGAGTACTATAATGATCAAAAAAATTAGAAATAGGATACCTAAAGATTTTTTTAATGTATTTGCTTTTGATATTTTGTCTAAAGTCTTTATGATAATAATTACTATTTTATTGATCAGGATGATGCCCCCATCTGAATATGCCAAGTTAGTACAATTCACAGCGCTTTCCAGTTTTATTTGTGGCATATTCGGTGAAGGCATCTCTCTTTCATTTATTCGCTACTCAACTGAACAATATTCCAGGACTGGAAAGTCAAGTTTTGGATTACATATGCTATCTTCAATTTTAATAATAATGTTATCCTTTTTAAGTTTGTTAATTGTTCCTATATTGTCTGGAATTTATAATACCTCTGTAACGGTTGTTGTTTTTGCAAGTTTTTATGGTTTTATATTGTCATTAATTAATATGAATCAAGGCTATTTTCAATCTAGAGAGATGTATATTAAATCAGGTATTACAAATAATCTAAGAAATGTTTTTCTTTTGGCATTTTTATTAATATTGTTGATTTTTATTGGTGAAGCAGATGGACAACAGGTATTTGTTATTTATGTTCTTTGTGGTATTCTTGCCTTCTTTTTCGGTAGCTACTCAATATATAAAGGAGTTGCATTTAAAGAACTCTTAATGGATTTTAGTAATTTTAAATTGATGCTTCATGACAGTATTGGCATTATAATTTATTTAATTATGTTAAATGTAATTAATCAAGTTGATGTTGTAATGATCTCTCATTTAATGAGTGTTGAGGATGTTGCTATTTACGGAATAGCATTTAAATATTACTCATTGCTTTTAACATTATTGCCTTCAATAAAGGCAGTTTTGAGGGTACGGACCTCAAAAAAAGAATATATAGATAATTTTACACAAAGAAAAGATTTCACATTAACTTGGTTGAAGAAGACTTGGATTTTTGTGGTTCCTTTTTCATTAATAATTATATTAGCCAGTGATTTCTTTATGCCTTTACTAAATGGAAGCCAATATGATAATTCCATAGCTACTTTTAAAATTTTGACTATTGGAGTTGGCATTAGTTATATGTTTGCTTCAAATACAAGTATTATGATGGCTGCCAAGAAATACAAAACTCTTTGTGCCCTTGCTGCCGGAGCACTTATTATTGACATAATTTTAGCTTGGATTTTAATACCTATATATGGGATAAATGGTGCTGCAATTGCCACTATAACTGCTCATACACTTATTAATGTATCTGTTACTTTTTTTATCTTGTTCGATAAAGGAGTTCATCGAAGATGA
- a CDS encoding O-antigen polymerase, translating into MNTLKREGKLVKYFTLNMFLYRLSLDFLYVTVLNEYHEKSILLSRGIFHLEINQIKYGISLIIFLIATVFVNKSILKTTNKASEILTLGLFVISFVPTISLFGLANLEYEFLYNFIAFWTVFLSSVYFFCGKKKKITFKRNFKLNNKSKYFVWLILVYIFCLGVFIISYLINGLKLNLTLDSTKIYELRSMAKSQNLGSTIDYFRNNAMYIIVPFAGVYFWQKKNWFFLITLIYIQLLLYSIDNQKAALFILPVSIIAYSFYKKFIFELLPLLLTLLNILIFIEALFNKTSFLVSTILERMYYLPAILSNCYFEYFKEMPSVIPFVSIFQKAGFVNEYPYTLGVPYIIGSVYFNNSAISANTGMFGSAYSYGTFGVLLIPLAYGVLLSLLNKATTGLEVKSYISILIFLIYAITGATIFVVVSVYGFILALILLSLVNNNSRFQL; encoded by the coding sequence ATGAATACGTTGAAAAGAGAAGGGAAGCTAGTAAAGTATTTTACTTTAAATATGTTTTTATATCGCCTCTCACTAGATTTTCTTTATGTGACAGTTCTAAATGAATATCATGAAAAAAGTATATTGTTATCAAGAGGGATTTTTCACTTAGAAATAAATCAAATAAAGTACGGAATATCTTTAATAATATTTTTGATCGCAACGGTATTTGTGAATAAAAGTATATTAAAAACAACCAATAAAGCTTCAGAAATTCTGACTTTGGGCTTATTTGTTATTAGTTTTGTTCCAACTATTTCTTTGTTTGGATTAGCAAATCTTGAATATGAGTTTTTATATAATTTCATTGCTTTTTGGACGGTTTTTCTTAGTTCAGTATACTTTTTCTGTGGGAAGAAAAAAAAAATAACGTTTAAACGTAATTTCAAATTAAATAATAAATCCAAGTATTTTGTTTGGTTAATACTCGTATACATTTTTTGCTTGGGAGTATTTATTATTTCTTATTTAATTAATGGATTGAAATTAAATTTAACTTTAGACTCAACAAAGATATATGAGTTAAGGAGTATGGCTAAGAGTCAAAATTTAGGTTCGACAATAGATTATTTTAGAAACAATGCAATGTATATTATAGTTCCTTTCGCAGGAGTATATTTTTGGCAAAAGAAGAACTGGTTTTTTCTAATTACTTTGATTTATATCCAATTACTTTTATATAGCATTGATAATCAGAAAGCAGCATTATTTATTTTGCCGGTTTCCATAATTGCTTACTCATTCTATAAAAAATTTATATTTGAATTATTACCTCTGCTATTAACTTTACTAAACATCCTTATTTTTATTGAAGCTTTGTTTAATAAAACTTCTTTTTTAGTAAGTACTATTTTAGAGAGAATGTACTATTTACCTGCCATTCTAAGTAACTGCTATTTTGAATATTTCAAAGAAATGCCTTCAGTGATTCCTTTCGTGAGCATTTTTCAAAAGGCTGGTTTTGTAAATGAATACCCCTATACATTGGGAGTACCTTATATAATTGGAAGTGTATACTTTAATAATTCAGCAATAAGTGCTAATACAGGCATGTTTGGTAGTGCTTATTCTTATGGTACATTTGGAGTTTTGTTAATCCCTTTAGCATACGGAGTCTTACTTTCCTTGCTAAATAAGGCTACAACAGGTTTGGAGGTCAAATCATATATTTCCATTTTGATCTTCTTGATTTACGCGATTACTGGAGCTACGATTTTCGTAGTTGTAAGTGTATATGGTTTCATTTTAGCTCTTATTCTGTTGTCTCTAGTTAATAATAATAGTAGATTTCAATTGTGA
- a CDS encoding glycosyltransferase family 1 protein codes for MERVLHVVSTIGINSGVMSFLMSYYRNINREAIQFDFLFWIDEDNNYAEEIRELGGEVYKIQKPGFSRAALNSLLLFFKQNNGCYKIMHLHEVYLNMIVCPVARKYGFIHIISHCHTTKYSDKWINSLRNRVLCIPLKRNVDEFYACSENAGEFFYGKEKLRNGKVQIINNAIDFQKFSFDIEKRKCIREKMKLDNKFVVGHIGRFNNQKNHEFLIDIFCEIYKKNNKAVLLLVGTGPLEEKIKEKVQKKLPKNIVFFLGQINNINEILQGIDVFILPSLFEGLGIVLIEAQVSGLKCIASDVVPKEAQITENINFLSLELSAEKWANTAISNTIESRYIERKEVSESGFDIYIEAEKLVNRYLNVI; via the coding sequence ATGGAGAGAGTTCTTCATGTCGTTTCAACTATTGGTATTAATAGTGGGGTTATGAGTTTTTTGATGAGCTATTATCGCAATATAAATAGAGAAGCAATACAATTTGATTTCTTGTTTTGGATAGATGAAGATAATAATTATGCTGAAGAAATACGGGAGCTTGGGGGGGAAGTTTATAAAATTCAAAAGCCCGGATTTTCACGGGCTGCTTTAAATAGCCTACTACTATTTTTTAAACAAAATAATGGTTGTTACAAGATAATGCATTTGCATGAGGTTTACTTAAATATGATAGTATGCCCTGTAGCTCGTAAGTATGGTTTTATACATATTATCTCTCATTGTCATACAACCAAGTATTCAGATAAATGGATCAACTCACTTCGAAATAGAGTATTATGCATTCCTTTAAAAAGAAATGTAGATGAGTTCTACGCCTGTTCAGAAAATGCAGGTGAATTTTTTTACGGGAAAGAAAAATTAAGGAATGGAAAAGTACAGATTATTAACAACGCAATAGATTTCCAAAAATTTAGTTTTGATATTGAAAAACGTAAATGTATTCGAGAAAAGATGAAATTAGATAATAAGTTTGTGGTTGGACATATCGGCCGTTTTAATAATCAGAAAAACCATGAATTTTTAATTGATATCTTTTGCGAAATTTATAAAAAAAATAATAAAGCTGTACTTTTACTAGTAGGTACAGGTCCGCTTGAGGAGAAAATAAAAGAAAAGGTACAAAAAAAATTACCTAAAAATATTGTTTTTTTCTTAGGGCAAATTAACAATATTAATGAGATTTTACAGGGCATTGATGTATTTATTTTACCATCTTTGTTTGAGGGTTTAGGAATTGTATTGATTGAAGCACAAGTATCTGGGTTGAAATGCATTGCATCTGATGTTGTCCCAAAAGAAGCACAGATTACAGAGAATATTAACTTTTTAAGTCTGGAATTAAGTGCTGAGAAATGGGCTAATACTGCTATAAGTAATACAATCGAAAGTAGATATATTGAACGCAAAGAAGTCTCAGAATCGGGATTCGATATTTATATAGAGGCGGAAAAATTGGTTAATCGCTATTTAAATGTAATTTAG
- a CDS encoding glycosyltransferase family 2 protein yields the protein MKLQVLVSIIMPAYNCEKYIAQAIKSVLTQTYCDFELIIIDDYSDDKTAEIIEMMCKRDSRIKMIFNKRNLGVSATRSLGVSLANGEWIAFIDSDDCWERNKLEKQLAYTATNNAEFVFTGSSFIDERGNPYNSIFEVPNRVSYKQLLKQNVISCSSVLIKKKYMEMFSMNNDNTHEDYSAWLRILKILPFAYGINEPLLIYRITSTSKSGNKLKSLIMAYRTYRYVGLNVIYSSYYMSWYIVRGIRKYKKIKRKE from the coding sequence ATGAAATTGCAAGTATTAGTAAGTATAATTATGCCAGCATATAATTGCGAGAAATATATTGCTCAAGCAATCAAATCTGTATTAACACAAACCTATTGTGATTTTGAATTAATAATCATTGATGATTATTCAGATGACAAAACAGCAGAAATAATAGAAATGATGTGTAAAAGAGACAGTCGTATTAAAATGATCTTTAATAAAAGAAATTTGGGTGTATCTGCCACGAGAAGCTTAGGAGTTTCCTTGGCTAATGGAGAATGGATTGCTTTTATTGATAGTGATGATTGTTGGGAAAGAAACAAACTAGAAAAGCAATTAGCATATACAGCTACTAATAATGCGGAATTTGTTTTTACAGGTTCTTCATTTATTGATGAGCGGGGTAATCCGTATAACTCGATTTTTGAAGTACCAAATAGAGTGAGCTACAAACAGTTACTTAAACAAAATGTAATCTCATGTTCTTCTGTTCTTATTAAGAAGAAGTACATGGAGATGTTTAGTATGAACAATGATAATACACATGAGGATTACAGTGCATGGTTACGAATCTTAAAAATACTTCCTTTCGCTTATGGAATTAATGAGCCTTTGTTGATTTACAGAATTACTAGCACATCAAAATCAGGAAATAAGCTGAAATCGTTGATCATGGCTTACAGAACCTATCGTTATGTGGGTTTAAATGTGATTTATTCTAGTTACTATATGAGTTGGTACATTGTGAGAGGTATTCGTAAATACAAAAAAATTAAGCGAAAGGAGTAG
- a CDS encoding NAD-dependent epimerase/dehydratase family protein encodes MTATGLKKVLVTGLNSYIGTSFIKWVENHYESQSILVETIDMKGEGWREKDLSVYDVVYHVAGIAHIKETTLNASLYFKVNRDLTIELAQKAKKSGVKQFIFLSSMSVYGIENGKISRGTVPNPQSSYGISKLQAEEQIMKLQDNEFKVTIVRPPMVYGENCKGNYTKLAKLAMKLPIFPNVDNKRSMIYIDNLSEYIFHLINDNASGIFLPQNTEYVNTSEMVKLIAEANGKKVKFIKVFNFLIKISKNKIKTINKLFGSLIYEPIDIFEYSIKDFKKTIYFTERGK; translated from the coding sequence ATGACTGCTACTGGACTAAAAAAAGTACTTGTGACAGGTCTAAATAGTTATATTGGAACTTCCTTTATAAAGTGGGTTGAAAATCATTATGAATCACAATCTATTCTAGTTGAGACTATTGACATGAAGGGTGAAGGATGGAGAGAAAAAGATTTATCCGTTTATGATGTTGTTTATCATGTAGCAGGTATTGCACATATAAAAGAAACAACTCTTAATGCATCCCTTTATTTTAAAGTTAACAGAGATTTAACTATTGAATTAGCTCAAAAAGCTAAGAAAAGCGGAGTTAAGCAGTTCATATTTCTTAGTTCAATGAGCGTCTATGGGATTGAAAATGGAAAGATATCTAGAGGAACGGTTCCCAATCCACAATCTAGCTATGGTATTTCAAAATTGCAGGCTGAGGAACAAATTATGAAGCTTCAAGACAATGAATTTAAAGTAACAATTGTTAGGCCACCAATGGTTTATGGGGAGAATTGTAAGGGGAACTATACGAAATTAGCAAAACTTGCAATGAAACTTCCTATATTTCCTAATGTAGATAATAAAAGAAGTATGATTTATATTGATAATCTTTCGGAGTATATCTTTCATTTAATAAATGATAATGCTTCAGGTATATTTCTTCCACAAAACACAGAGTATGTTAATACTAGTGAAATGGTGAAATTAATAGCAGAGGCCAACGGAAAAAAAGTGAAATTTATAAAGGTTTTTAACTTTTTGATAAAAATTTCCAAAAATAAAATCAAGACAATTAACAAGTTGTTTGGAAGCTTAATATATGAACCTATTGATATTTTTGAATACAGTATAAAAGACTTCAAAAAAACCATTTATTTTACGGAAAGAGGCAAATGA
- a CDS encoding sugar transferase: protein MKPYIIIKPMLDFILALIGMLLLWPFFLIIAVVIKSTSKGPVLFRQKRLGKHKKEFYILKFRTMRTDTPSEMPTHLLQDPDFFITKVGKFLRKTSLDELPQIINILKGDMSIIGPRPALWNQYDLIAERDKYGANDIKPGLTGWAQINGRDELLIEFKAKLDGDYFKRISFQFDLKCFLETIKIVFKQEGIVEGQPTELNKNSVDA, encoded by the coding sequence ATGAAGCCTTATATTATTATCAAACCTATGCTGGATTTCATATTGGCTCTAATCGGAATGCTCCTGTTATGGCCTTTTTTCTTAATTATCGCCGTAGTGATCAAGTCTACCTCCAAAGGTCCTGTCTTGTTCCGCCAAAAGCGCTTAGGCAAGCATAAGAAAGAATTCTATATTCTCAAATTCAGGACGATGCGTACGGATACACCTAGCGAAATGCCTACCCATCTGCTGCAAGATCCTGACTTCTTCATCACCAAAGTAGGCAAATTCCTCAGGAAGACCAGCCTGGACGAGCTTCCTCAGATAATAAATATTCTAAAAGGCGACATGAGCATCATAGGCCCGCGCCCGGCACTGTGGAACCAATATGATCTAATTGCTGAGCGGGACAAGTACGGAGCGAATGACATTAAGCCTGGGCTGACCGGATGGGCGCAGATTAATGGGCGGGATGAGCTTTTAATCGAATTTAAAGCAAAATTAGACGGAGACTACTTTAAACGCATTAGTTTTCAATTTGACTTAAAATGTTTTCTTGAAACAATAAAAATTGTTTTCAAACAAGAAGGAATTGTTGAAGGACAACCAACAGAACTCAATAAAAATAGTGTGGATGCTTAA
- a CDS encoding copper amine oxidase N-terminal domain-containing protein yields the protein MFKIKVPAVALLTMALIGCTPLTASAPTTVSAATTAPAVKTAASIKVQNADVTLLFDGVKLQPPAGQHVFMYKDTTYVPLRFMSYALQKSVSWDAKNLKVTVAEPSGSELVVIKEYLMNATADAAFTPKSIVLNNVKANYVFNGTAKALPAGQSSYLLNGSIYVPLRFLSESVGNSISWNPKTKTITANSKSYEENKPTVKPTGNGSSPSASATPAPAATPEAGGTAGGGSAGAGGGTGSGKVSYESITSETEAKLSALQSQSQSTLMGIALEYISATDAAAKESIKAKGIQQLASFTASFNSIIADAEQKLNNNGYSTAIIAQYRAAFEADLEKGKAIAEGIGK from the coding sequence ATGTTTAAGATAAAAGTTCCAGCCGTAGCACTGCTGACCATGGCCTTGATCGGCTGTACTCCTTTGACCGCATCAGCGCCAACTACTGTGTCAGCAGCAACTACTGCTCCTGCGGTAAAGACTGCCGCTTCGATCAAGGTGCAGAACGCAGATGTGACCCTGCTCTTCGACGGTGTGAAGCTACAGCCTCCCGCAGGACAGCATGTATTCATGTACAAAGACACTACCTATGTGCCATTACGCTTCATGTCCTATGCCTTGCAGAAGAGTGTAAGCTGGGATGCCAAGAACCTGAAGGTGACCGTGGCCGAGCCTAGCGGCTCAGAGCTGGTAGTCATTAAGGAATACCTGATGAACGCCACAGCGGATGCAGCCTTCACCCCGAAGAGTATTGTTCTGAACAATGTGAAAGCAAATTATGTATTCAATGGTACGGCTAAGGCCTTGCCTGCCGGCCAGTCCAGTTACCTGCTGAACGGCTCGATCTATGTCCCCCTAAGATTCTTATCGGAATCTGTAGGAAATTCCATTAGCTGGAATCCGAAAACAAAGACCATTACGGCAAATTCTAAGAGCTACGAAGAGAACAAGCCTACTGTAAAACCAACCGGCAACGGATCAAGCCCCTCTGCAAGTGCTACGCCAGCACCAGCCGCAACCCCAGAAGCTGGCGGAACTGCTGGTGGCGGATCAGCGGGAGCTGGAGGCGGCACAGGATCGGGCAAGGTCTCTTATGAGTCAATTACTAGCGAGACCGAAGCGAAGCTGAGCGCGTTACAGTCACAGAGCCAATCCACACTGATGGGCATTGCCTTGGAATATATTAGTGCCACAGATGCTGCTGCCAAAGAGAGCATCAAAGCGAAGGGCATCCAGCAGCTGGCTTCTTTTACAGCTTCGTTTAACAGTATAATCGCAGACGCTGAACAAAAACTAAACAACAACGGGTATAGTACAGCGATCATCGCCCAATACAGAGCGGCATTTGAGGCAGATCTGGAGAAGGGCAAAGCAATTGCTGAGGGAATAGGCAAATAA